The Prionailurus bengalensis isolate Pbe53 chromosome A3, Fcat_Pben_1.1_paternal_pri, whole genome shotgun sequence genome includes a window with the following:
- the LOC122467047 gene encoding LOW QUALITY PROTEIN: uncharacterized protein C20orf203 (The sequence of the model RefSeq protein was modified relative to this genomic sequence to represent the inferred CDS: inserted 4 bases in 2 codons; deleted 1 base in 1 codon), with translation PPSSPDTGHQQAPPPQRPGPYQEAIWVGGEGEVQGPGLRXKVGRRDREVGRGPWGPAGRARGWKGCREPALSLLAWPXLTWSQSCLPSLPGKAPAPLISEQQPLPDSSQSLFN, from the exons CCACCCTCCAGCCCAGACACTGGGCACCAGCAGGCTCCTCCTCCCCAACGCCCGGGCCCTTATCAGGAA GCAATTtgggttggtggggagggggaagtcCAAGGCCCCGGGCTCCG CAAGGTGGGTAGGAGAGatagggaagtggggagggggccgtGGGGCCCTGCTGGGAGGGCCCGAGGATGGAAGGGATGCCGGGAGCCAGCGCTGTCCTTGCTGGCCTGGCC CTTGACATGGTCCCAGAGCTGCCTTCCCTCCTTGCCAGGCAAGGCGCCCGCACCTTTAATTAGCGAGCAGCAGCCTCTCCCCGATTCATCTCAGTCACTGTTTAATTAG